A stretch of Leucobacter aridicollis DNA encodes these proteins:
- a CDS encoding GNAT family N-acetyltransferase gives MTGSLPAGIADFRDGTEPTDPWVAGEPLPEALAVVPANPDWPERARLLGDAILAAVGDAAVSLEHVGSTAVPGLPAKDVIDLDLIVLDPDDEAGYVPALTALGYRHTVREPALDGHRMLRLDDPRVNLHVFAPGTAEPARHILFRDWLRANPDDAKRYAEAKTAAAEGAPQTAMAYNRRKHATVREIYARAFAAAGVPLGDRALAPTTLPELPRTAGGEPLNWRPATDADAEAIWELFRVAGNVDHPHELYGLDLVKLWLTGDRFTFATDTVLAFSQAGALVAFGEAKLDDDWRDQVDVFIDGVVHPEWRGLGIGSAMLAWQEARGRQLLGGVEAGLPGMLSFGAREANTDILALAADAGYLPVRWWMELGRPLADEIAVRDLPAGVELRTFAPELSESTRLAVNDAFRDHWGSRPMTEREWTDELELDEFSPELSRVLVTDSGESDGQVRVVAAVLTEVNEDEWALNGGPFGYMSTIGVVREWRGKGLSSAVISAALEAYRKAGFVNALLDVDSANPSGALGMYERLGFQARDRSVTLAKWV, from the coding sequence ATGACAGGTTCACTCCCGGCGGGAATCGCTGACTTTCGTGACGGCACCGAGCCGACCGACCCGTGGGTGGCGGGGGAGCCGCTCCCGGAAGCGCTGGCCGTCGTGCCGGCGAACCCGGACTGGCCCGAGCGGGCTCGCCTCCTGGGTGATGCGATCCTCGCGGCCGTCGGAGATGCGGCGGTATCGCTCGAGCACGTCGGGTCCACTGCGGTGCCCGGACTGCCGGCGAAGGACGTCATCGATCTCGACCTCATCGTCCTCGACCCGGACGATGAAGCGGGCTACGTCCCCGCGCTCACCGCACTTGGCTACCGGCACACGGTGCGCGAGCCAGCACTCGATGGGCACCGCATGCTCCGGCTCGACGATCCCCGCGTGAACCTGCACGTGTTTGCGCCGGGGACTGCGGAGCCCGCACGCCACATCCTCTTTCGCGACTGGCTTCGTGCCAACCCGGACGACGCGAAGCGGTACGCGGAAGCCAAGACCGCTGCCGCTGAGGGCGCACCGCAGACCGCGATGGCCTACAACCGCAGGAAACACGCGACAGTCCGTGAGATTTATGCGCGAGCGTTCGCTGCGGCCGGAGTCCCGCTTGGAGATCGTGCGCTCGCCCCGACCACGCTTCCGGAATTGCCGAGGACGGCTGGCGGTGAACCGCTCAACTGGCGCCCCGCGACCGACGCCGACGCTGAGGCGATCTGGGAGCTGTTTCGCGTGGCTGGCAACGTCGACCATCCGCACGAACTGTACGGGCTAGATCTCGTGAAGCTCTGGCTCACGGGGGACCGCTTCACGTTCGCCACGGATACGGTGCTGGCGTTCTCTCAGGCGGGCGCCCTTGTCGCGTTCGGAGAGGCGAAGCTCGACGACGACTGGCGTGATCAGGTTGACGTGTTCATCGATGGCGTTGTGCACCCTGAATGGCGTGGTCTCGGCATCGGGAGCGCGATGCTGGCGTGGCAGGAGGCGCGAGGCAGGCAGCTCCTCGGCGGCGTCGAGGCCGGGCTTCCCGGGATGCTGAGCTTCGGCGCGCGTGAGGCGAACACCGACATTCTGGCGCTCGCGGCGGACGCCGGATACCTCCCGGTGCGATGGTGGATGGAGTTGGGCAGGCCGCTCGCCGACGAGATCGCCGTCAGGGACCTTCCGGCGGGAGTTGAATTGCGGACCTTCGCTCCGGAACTCTCCGAGTCCACGCGCCTCGCAGTGAACGACGCCTTTCGCGATCACTGGGGGTCCCGCCCCATGACCGAGCGTGAGTGGACCGACGAACTCGAGCTTGACGAGTTCTCACCCGAGCTCTCGCGCGTGCTCGTCACTGATTCCGGCGAGAGTGATGGCCAGGTACGCGTCGTTGCGGCCGTGCTCACCGAAGTGAACGAGGACGAGTGGGCGCTAAATGGCGGCCCCTTCGGGTACATGTCGACGATCGGCGTCGTACGGGAGTGGCGCGGCAAGGGGCTATCCTCCGCGGTGATCTCCGCGGCGCTCGAAGCGTATCGAAAAGCCGGGTTCGTGAACGCGCTGCTCGACGTCGACTCGGCGAACCCGAGTGGTGCTCTCGGAATGTACGAGCGACTCGGGTTTCAGGCGCGAGACCGCTCGGTGACGCTCGCGAAGTGGGTGTGA
- the cyoE gene encoding heme o synthase — translation MPASGIPEDDQQVPSSHETPKGHRETAARESEIAPEFAELADAAVFSERSRGTDAKIASRADGDTLRATFTRYYSLTKPGVLYGNVLTAAAGFLLAAGVAGAFDVFLFLATIVGTTFVIAAACVLNNVLDRDIDDRMERTKKRATVSGSISVRNAVIFSVVLFVLGNAILIAWTNWLVVVTGLAGFFTYVVLYGMLSKRMSVHGTLVGSISGAAPIFAGYVAVTGAVDAAAILTFLAIFFWQMPEFYSIAVYRRDEYARAGVPVITVVHGIPAAKIQILLYTIAYVVASVALTPLGYTGWVYAAVMGVLGLWWIVIGIQGFSAKDDNAWARRMFRFSLIIIMAYSLMISIGALLP, via the coding sequence ATGCCCGCAAGTGGGATCCCTGAGGACGACCAGCAGGTCCCGAGTAGTCACGAGACGCCGAAGGGGCATCGCGAGACGGCAGCACGCGAGAGCGAGATCGCTCCCGAGTTCGCCGAGCTTGCTGATGCGGCCGTGTTCTCCGAGCGCAGCCGGGGCACGGACGCGAAGATCGCGTCGCGCGCCGACGGCGATACCCTGCGTGCCACCTTCACCCGCTACTACTCGCTGACGAAGCCGGGCGTGCTCTACGGCAACGTGCTCACGGCAGCGGCAGGCTTCCTGCTCGCCGCCGGTGTCGCCGGCGCGTTCGACGTGTTCCTCTTCCTCGCGACGATCGTCGGCACGACCTTCGTGATCGCCGCAGCCTGCGTGCTGAACAACGTGCTCGACCGCGATATCGATGACCGCATGGAACGCACGAAGAAGCGTGCGACGGTGTCTGGCAGCATCAGCGTGCGCAACGCCGTGATCTTCTCGGTCGTGCTGTTCGTGCTCGGCAACGCGATCCTCATCGCCTGGACGAATTGGCTCGTCGTCGTCACCGGCCTCGCCGGGTTCTTCACGTACGTGGTGCTCTACGGCATGCTCTCGAAGCGGATGAGCGTGCACGGCACGCTCGTCGGGAGCATCTCGGGCGCCGCACCGATCTTCGCCGGCTACGTCGCCGTCACCGGGGCGGTCGACGCCGCAGCCATTCTGACGTTCCTCGCGATCTTCTTCTGGCAGATGCCCGAGTTCTACTCCATCGCCGTCTACCGCCGCGACGAGTACGCGCGCGCCGGCGTGCCAGTCATCACCGTGGTGCACGGCATCCCGGCGGCGAAGATCCAGATCCTGCTCTACACGATCGCGTACGTGGTCGCCTCAGTCGCCCTCACCCCGCTCGGCTACACCGGCTGGGTGTACGCGGCCGTCATGGGCGTGCTCGGCCTCTGGTGGATCGTCATTGGCATCCAGGGGTTCAGCGCGAAGGACGACAACGCCTGGGCGCGCCGCATGTTCAGGTTCTCGCTGATCATCATCATGGCGTACAGCCTGATGATCTCGATCGGGGCGCTGCTGCCCTAA
- a CDS encoding DEAD/DEAH box helicase, whose product MEDPAAGEPRPAQRGPDAVWRLQVGGLLGRGSGVAADGPYAQLGLQFEVREMIPRSADNWNGPLSRSVKPGQDAGSGVFQLGVRPAIRTERGWARGTLTWANIGHHGSRLNLDPAQQRWFRQLHALHRAGETVAVGKDPDWVFLEEYLSPALWTLLRQAETLGIALVVAGKHAAVRRHERAALWLDTVQAGDGGVALTPRLELDGAEVPFVNTGAVGDHGVYIAGRGRDRSIHLAPLETEMTAAEAALLAGTLEPGGLTIPATERAQFLAEGVPELQAEFAVASSDGSVALPDPDRVRLLLTAAWREGHRLRLTWSDEGAGRRRGDARQVTLEQALPDEILADELFPAAWRGEAPDGVDAEVQRGLPGPLELRGVAAAEFLTKVVPMLERAPGITVRTSGAIPEYRELTGVPHLKVTMIPSEREDWFDLGVLVTIEGRTVPFGPLFRALATGRTKLKLVDNTYLHLNHPAFAPLAALIAEGQDLDEWETGPRIPKHQVPMWADFEDLADESEAAVEWRSLVREIGAARPTPVPLPAGITAELRSYQREGFDWLAFLWRNRLGGILADDMGLGKTLQCLALIVHAKGGEHGGSGEASEAGEAGEASEAMETVEAVEAVEAVEAVEEGQRSELRPERRPFLVVAPTSVMSNWAAEAARFAPGLRVRVRAATEAASGRTVRDDAAEADLIVTSYALFRLDNASYRAVAEDPELGIAGLILDEAQFVKNAAAQGNELAESLPVRWKLAVTGTPIENSLRELHALTKIVAPGLFPSARRFEEDYVRAIEQPAPGNSVGTGAGSGPKLQRELRERRTKELRRRIRPFILRRTKASVAAELPEKQEQILEIELDARHRALYDAFLQRERQKLFGLMEDLDRSRFTFFRSLTLLRMLALDATLIDEQYAEIPSAKLEALGEHVRALAAEGRRTLVFSQFTSFLERAAVHLAGEGIRTVTLDGGTRNRDAVIDRFRDGAADVFLISLKAGGVGLNLTEADTVFLLDPWWNPASEAQAIDRTHRIGQDKPVNVVRMIALGTIEEKVLELQRRKRALFDAVIDDEELFSKSLTEDDMRDLLA is encoded by the coding sequence ATGGAAGATCCAGCAGCAGGGGAGCCCCGGCCCGCGCAGCGCGGCCCGGACGCTGTCTGGCGTCTGCAGGTCGGCGGGCTCCTCGGGCGCGGCTCCGGTGTCGCGGCTGACGGACCGTATGCGCAGCTCGGGCTCCAGTTCGAGGTCCGTGAGATGATCCCGCGCTCCGCCGACAACTGGAACGGGCCACTCTCTCGCTCCGTGAAGCCGGGGCAGGATGCGGGAAGCGGCGTGTTCCAGCTCGGGGTTCGCCCGGCGATCCGCACCGAGCGCGGATGGGCGCGGGGCACGCTCACCTGGGCGAATATCGGTCATCACGGGAGTCGCCTGAACCTCGACCCCGCCCAGCAGCGCTGGTTCCGCCAGCTGCACGCGCTGCACCGGGCCGGGGAGACAGTCGCGGTGGGGAAGGATCCTGATTGGGTGTTCCTCGAGGAGTACCTGAGCCCGGCGCTGTGGACCCTGCTGCGCCAGGCCGAGACGCTCGGGATCGCGCTCGTCGTCGCCGGAAAACACGCGGCGGTGCGGCGCCACGAGCGGGCGGCGTTGTGGCTCGACACCGTGCAGGCCGGTGATGGCGGCGTCGCGCTCACGCCACGTCTCGAACTCGACGGTGCGGAGGTGCCGTTCGTCAACACCGGAGCCGTGGGCGACCACGGCGTGTACATCGCCGGCCGCGGGCGCGACCGGTCGATCCACCTTGCGCCACTCGAGACCGAGATGACGGCCGCCGAGGCGGCGCTCCTCGCCGGAACGCTTGAGCCGGGCGGGCTCACGATTCCCGCGACCGAGCGCGCCCAGTTCCTCGCCGAAGGCGTGCCCGAACTGCAGGCCGAGTTCGCCGTGGCGAGTAGTGACGGGTCGGTGGCGCTACCCGATCCTGATCGAGTGCGGCTCCTCCTCACCGCCGCGTGGCGCGAAGGGCACCGACTGCGGCTCACCTGGAGCGACGAGGGCGCCGGTCGGCGGCGCGGCGACGCGCGGCAGGTCACGCTCGAGCAGGCGCTGCCCGACGAGATTCTCGCGGACGAGCTGTTCCCCGCAGCCTGGCGCGGGGAGGCGCCCGATGGCGTCGACGCCGAGGTCCAGCGCGGCCTGCCCGGGCCGCTGGAGCTCAGGGGCGTGGCGGCGGCCGAGTTCCTCACGAAGGTCGTTCCGATGCTCGAACGCGCGCCGGGGATCACGGTGCGAACGTCAGGGGCGATCCCTGAGTACCGAGAACTCACGGGCGTCCCGCATCTCAAGGTGACGATGATCCCGAGCGAGCGAGAGGACTGGTTCGACCTCGGCGTGCTCGTCACCATCGAAGGGCGGACCGTGCCGTTTGGGCCGCTCTTTCGAGCGCTCGCGACCGGGCGAACGAAGCTCAAGCTCGTCGACAACACGTATCTGCATCTCAACCATCCCGCCTTCGCGCCGCTCGCTGCCCTCATCGCGGAGGGGCAAGACCTGGACGAGTGGGAGACAGGTCCGCGGATACCGAAGCATCAGGTGCCGATGTGGGCGGACTTTGAGGACCTCGCCGACGAGTCGGAGGCCGCGGTGGAATGGCGGTCGCTCGTGCGCGAGATCGGGGCCGCTCGACCAACGCCGGTGCCGCTCCCTGCTGGCATCACGGCCGAGCTGCGGTCGTACCAGCGGGAGGGGTTTGACTGGCTTGCGTTCCTTTGGCGCAACAGGCTGGGCGGAATCCTGGCCGACGACATGGGGCTCGGAAAGACGCTTCAGTGCCTCGCGCTGATCGTGCACGCCAAGGGCGGCGAACACGGCGGTTCGGGCGAGGCCAGCGAGGCCGGCGAGGCCGGCGAGGCCAGCGAGGCCATGGAGACCGTGGAGGCCGTGGAGGCCGTGGAGGCCGTGGAAGCCGTGGAAGAGGGGCAGCGATCTGAGCTGAGGCCCGAACGGCGGCCGTTCCTCGTGGTCGCGCCCACGTCAGTGATGAGTAATTGGGCGGCCGAGGCGGCGCGGTTTGCGCCTGGCCTGCGTGTTCGCGTGCGCGCTGCGACGGAGGCCGCGAGCGGCCGCACGGTCCGAGACGATGCCGCGGAGGCTGACCTCATCGTGACGAGCTATGCCCTGTTCCGGCTCGACAATGCGAGCTACCGGGCCGTCGCCGAGGACCCGGAACTCGGGATCGCGGGCCTCATTCTCGATGAGGCACAGTTCGTGAAGAACGCGGCGGCCCAAGGCAACGAGCTCGCCGAGTCTCTGCCGGTGCGGTGGAAGCTCGCAGTGACGGGCACCCCCATCGAGAATTCGCTCCGGGAACTCCACGCGCTGACGAAGATCGTCGCGCCCGGGCTGTTCCCGTCCGCGCGCCGGTTCGAGGAGGACTACGTGCGTGCGATCGAGCAGCCGGCCCCGGGAAACTCCGTCGGAACAGGCGCCGGGAGTGGCCCGAAGCTGCAACGTGAGCTCCGTGAGCGGCGCACGAAGGAACTACGGCGCCGGATTCGACCGTTCATCCTCCGGCGTACGAAGGCGAGCGTCGCCGCCGAACTCCCCGAGAAGCAAGAGCAAATCCTCGAGATCGAGCTCGATGCCCGCCACCGGGCGCTGTACGACGCGTTCTTGCAGCGCGAGCGGCAAAAACTGTTTGGGCTGATGGAAGATCTCGACCGTAGCCGGTTCACGTTCTTCCGGTCGCTCACCCTGCTGCGCATGCTCGCGCTCGATGCGACGCTCATCGACGAGCAGTACGCCGAGATCCCCTCCGCAAAGCTTGAGGCGCTCGGGGAACACGTGCGCGCGCTCGCGGCGGAGGGGCGGCGCACGCTCGTCTTCAGCCAGTTCACCTCGTTTCTCGAACGTGCGGCCGTGCATCTTGCGGGCGAGGGGATTCGCACGGTCACGCTCGACGGGGGCACGAGGAACCGGGACGCCGTCATCGACCGCTTCCGAGACGGCGCGGCCGACGTATTCCTTATCAGTCTGAAGGCTGGCGGTGTCGGGCTGAACCTGACCGAGGCCGATACCGTGTTCCTGTTGGACCCGTGGTGGAATCCGGCGAGCGAGGCTCAGGCAATCGACCGCACGCACCGGATCGGTCAGGACAAGCCGGTGAACGTGGTGCGCATGATCGCGCTCGGCACGATCGAGGAGAAGGTGCTGGAGCTGCAGCGCCGCAAGCGGGCCCTGTTCGATGCCGTCATTGACGATGAAGAGCTGTTCTCGAAGTCGCTAACCGAGGACGACATGCGGGATCTCCTTGCCTGA
- a CDS encoding HNH endonuclease signature motif containing protein, whose product MFTSARGEPPPDDPDIPDIPDIPDIPDTPDTPDGADRLGSPDHSAHSGAPVSPGAPGSPGSAIQLDADDRADLADLEAMEDAASTARRAEANQLRALGRVMHRTFGHATLDATLEATLPRPPANAQGPADQPTNPADAKAKRVGENSPGISSATGRRRNAELEHRSLRLEVAARLRLSEYGAEKLMHTAHHAHDAYPATLDELASGRVGLQSVHVAIDEGLIFQSLPPADASELRAAYERELIPHARTETPNRLRPIAHRIALELADLPLNEQHDAAAKRRCVQVRDLPDGMAEFAAYLPATAAYAIRDRVAQIAKHADAGTVPPQGSPTAPDSTRTRSQIEADVFADLLLTGEIPLGSEGSAPVGRGISAHVHVIVPGHQLPEPLFTNEPSPGTTHTATTRVTDRSTPILTPTQTSPGQGSRPAPADTRVGGVAELVGYGPISGAAATEAAERAAADGEAWDIVKVTMGGTVISVKRYRPTPTMRRFITARDLHCRAPGCRRAAARCDIDHTVAAAHGGPTSTDNLAVLCRGHHVLKHNTGWRLAQHDAGVLVWTSPTGAEHASRPPSSVRFRARTANEPSQ is encoded by the coding sequence ATGTTTACTTCAGCACGGGGAGAACCCCCACCCGACGATCCTGACATCCCTGACATCCCTGACATCCCTGACATCCCTGACACCCCTGACACCCCTGACGGGGCGGACCGCCTAGGCAGCCCAGACCACTCAGCCCACTCAGGTGCGCCAGTCAGCCCAGGCGCGCCAGGCAGCCCAGGCAGCGCTATCCAGCTCGACGCAGACGACCGCGCCGACTTGGCTGACCTCGAAGCAATGGAGGACGCAGCCTCGACTGCGCGGCGCGCAGAGGCCAACCAGCTGCGAGCCCTTGGCCGTGTAATGCACCGCACGTTCGGGCACGCGACACTCGATGCGACGCTCGAGGCGACACTCCCCCGGCCACCGGCCAACGCCCAGGGCCCGGCAGATCAGCCAACGAACCCCGCCGACGCGAAGGCGAAGCGTGTCGGGGAGAATTCACCCGGCATATCGAGCGCGACCGGACGTCGCCGAAACGCGGAGCTGGAGCACCGCTCCCTGCGACTTGAGGTTGCAGCCAGGCTCCGCCTCAGCGAGTACGGCGCGGAGAAGCTGATGCATACGGCGCATCACGCCCACGATGCATACCCGGCGACTCTCGACGAACTCGCGTCCGGGCGAGTTGGCCTGCAATCCGTTCACGTCGCTATCGACGAAGGCCTTATCTTCCAGTCGCTGCCCCCGGCAGACGCGTCCGAACTCCGCGCCGCATACGAACGGGAGCTCATCCCGCACGCCCGCACCGAAACCCCGAACAGGTTACGGCCCATCGCGCATCGCATCGCTTTGGAACTCGCAGACTTGCCGCTGAACGAACAGCACGACGCCGCGGCCAAGCGCCGCTGCGTGCAGGTGCGCGACCTGCCGGATGGGATGGCGGAGTTTGCCGCATATCTTCCGGCGACTGCGGCCTACGCGATCCGGGACCGCGTCGCCCAGATCGCGAAGCACGCCGACGCGGGCACTGTGCCGCCCCAAGGCTCGCCGACCGCTCCCGACAGCACCCGCACTCGTTCGCAGATCGAGGCCGATGTCTTCGCGGACCTCCTCCTCACCGGCGAGATTCCGCTCGGGAGCGAAGGCTCCGCACCGGTGGGTCGCGGCATATCCGCACATGTCCACGTCATCGTCCCGGGGCATCAGTTACCCGAACCGCTTTTCACGAACGAACCCAGCCCTGGAACCACACACACGGCCACAACCAGAGTCACAGACAGATCCACACCCATACTCACCCCCACGCAGACGTCGCCGGGCCAAGGCTCACGCCCGGCGCCTGCCGACACACGTGTTGGCGGCGTGGCCGAGCTCGTCGGCTACGGCCCCATCAGCGGAGCGGCGGCAACGGAAGCTGCCGAGCGGGCGGCCGCAGACGGAGAAGCCTGGGACATCGTGAAGGTGACTATGGGCGGCACTGTCATCAGTGTCAAACGCTATCGACCAACGCCGACGATGCGACGCTTCATCACCGCCCGCGACCTGCACTGCCGGGCGCCTGGTTGCCGGAGGGCGGCCGCGCGTTGCGACATCGACCACACGGTTGCCGCGGCCCACGGCGGGCCGACGAGCACCGACAACCTCGCAGTGCTCTGCCGCGGTCACCACGTGCTCAAGCACAACACGGGGTGGCGTCTCGCGCAACACGACGCTGGGGTGCTCGTCTGGACAAGCCCGACGGGCGCCGAGCACGCCTCGCGCCCGCCAAGCAGCGTGAGATTCCGGGCGCGCACTGCAAACGAGCCAAGCCAGTGA
- the secA2 gene encoding accessory Sec system translocase SecA2, translating into MLWSTMVQEAVRSFLRRATGAPGAVSFARLDPSTTSELDPSITPELAAVAAASHEALGMEPTRRQLQAAAALMAGYGVEMDTGEGKTLAGALAAASLARSGRQVHVLSANDYLADRDAAWMAPLYRSLGLTVAAIGQHSTADARREAYRADILYAAVAEIGYDVLRDGIALDEGERVRPVLDAAIVDEADAVMIDEAVAPLVLAGERASAPQDFTREVAAVQRLTEGAHYELDTERSTAFLTDEGAIELERELGVDLYAAGSGDSLSKVNVALMAVAVARKDVDYVVRDGAVQLVNEGRGRIATLQRWPDGLHAAVEAAEGIAATRPGVILDSLTIQELLTRYASLAGMSGTLVDVAEELLEFYGLATGRVERTRPSRRVDEPMVATLTRAEKLDAMGRDVAACVAVDRPVLIGTQSVRESEALAAAFADRGIAASVLNARNDAAEAALVAEAGSPGAVTISTQMSGRGTDIRLGGAGESLRDRVLAAGGLRVIADGLHPTGRLDAQLRGRAGRQGDPGSAVAYVSLDDELLAEHAPEFLRRRAEARSGAVAERAVREAALAAQQVATALRLDAHRNAWAYSLAVSQQRRTVLGTREAWLVGEGSAAAGVRLRAPALFAELVARAGLPAVERACRDVGLWQLDELWTEHLDILGELRDGIHLRALADESPTAAFHLEALREFDGFFDTLHDNVVEVLRGLDPDHLLAGVAAAVRRPSATWTYMLVDNPLGTRADRAVRGLQRMFRR; encoded by the coding sequence GTGCTCTGGTCCACGATGGTCCAAGAGGCCGTGCGTTCGTTCCTGCGCCGGGCGACCGGGGCGCCGGGCGCAGTCTCGTTCGCCCGACTCGACCCCTCGACCACCTCGGAGCTCGACCCCTCGATCACCCCAGAGCTCGCCGCGGTGGCCGCGGCGAGCCATGAGGCGCTCGGAATGGAGCCGACGCGGCGGCAACTGCAGGCTGCTGCCGCGCTCATGGCCGGCTACGGGGTTGAGATGGACACCGGAGAGGGGAAGACCCTCGCCGGTGCGCTAGCCGCCGCGAGTCTCGCACGCAGCGGGCGCCAAGTGCACGTGCTGTCGGCGAACGACTACCTCGCTGACAGGGACGCCGCATGGATGGCGCCCCTCTACCGTTCGCTCGGCCTGACCGTCGCGGCGATCGGGCAGCACAGCACGGCTGACGCCCGCCGGGAGGCGTACCGCGCAGACATCCTCTACGCCGCGGTCGCCGAGATCGGCTACGACGTGCTCCGCGACGGGATTGCGCTCGACGAGGGGGAGCGGGTGCGCCCGGTCCTTGACGCAGCGATCGTCGACGAGGCGGACGCGGTGATGATCGATGAGGCTGTCGCTCCGCTCGTCCTCGCCGGTGAGCGAGCGTCAGCGCCGCAGGACTTCACCCGAGAGGTCGCAGCCGTGCAGCGGCTCACTGAGGGCGCGCACTACGAGCTCGACACCGAGCGGTCGACCGCGTTCCTCACCGACGAGGGCGCGATCGAGCTTGAACGGGAGCTTGGAGTGGATCTCTACGCGGCGGGGAGCGGCGACTCGCTCTCGAAGGTGAACGTCGCGCTCATGGCGGTGGCGGTTGCGAGGAAGGACGTCGACTACGTGGTGCGCGACGGAGCGGTGCAGCTCGTCAACGAGGGGCGAGGGCGGATCGCCACCTTGCAGCGCTGGCCGGACGGCCTGCACGCCGCGGTCGAGGCCGCTGAAGGGATCGCGGCTACCCGTCCCGGGGTGATCCTCGACTCGCTGACAATACAGGAGCTTCTCACCCGCTATGCGTCGCTCGCCGGGATGAGCGGTACCCTCGTCGACGTCGCCGAGGAGCTGCTCGAGTTCTACGGGCTCGCCACGGGCCGGGTCGAGCGCACTCGCCCCAGCCGCCGGGTGGACGAGCCCATGGTTGCGACGCTCACGCGGGCCGAGAAGCTCGACGCGATGGGGCGCGACGTCGCTGCGTGCGTTGCGGTCGATCGGCCGGTGCTCATCGGGACGCAGTCCGTGCGCGAGTCGGAGGCGCTCGCCGCAGCGTTCGCGGATCGTGGTATCGCCGCGAGCGTGCTCAACGCCCGCAACGATGCTGCGGAGGCGGCGCTCGTCGCTGAGGCCGGATCACCCGGCGCGGTCACGATCTCCACACAGATGTCGGGGCGGGGCACCGATATTCGCCTCGGCGGCGCCGGTGAGTCGCTCCGTGATCGAGTGCTCGCCGCCGGTGGGCTACGGGTCATCGCCGACGGCCTGCACCCCACAGGCCGGCTCGATGCCCAACTGCGGGGGAGGGCGGGCAGGCAGGGCGATCCTGGATCGGCCGTCGCCTACGTCTCGCTCGACGACGAACTGCTCGCCGAGCACGCGCCGGAGTTTCTCCGGCGGCGCGCAGAGGCGCGCTCGGGCGCGGTCGCAGAACGCGCCGTCCGCGAGGCGGCGCTCGCGGCCCAACAGGTCGCCACCGCGCTGCGCCTGGACGCGCACCGGAACGCGTGGGCGTACTCGCTCGCGGTCTCACAGCAGCGGCGCACGGTGCTCGGCACGCGAGAGGCGTGGCTGGTCGGCGAAGGATCAGCGGCCGCGGGTGTCCGGCTGCGCGCGCCGGCGCTGTTCGCTGAGCTTGTGGCCCGCGCAGGCCTGCCAGCAGTTGAGCGTGCGTGCCGCGACGTCGGGCTCTGGCAGCTCGACGAGCTGTGGACCGAGCACCTCGACATCCTGGGCGAGCTGCGCGACGGCATCCACCTGCGCGCGCTCGCAGACGAATCGCCGACCGCAGCATTCCACCTTGAGGCGCTGCGGGAGTTCGACGGCTTCTTCGACACGCTGCACGACAACGTCGTCGAAGTGCTGCGAGGCCTCGACCCAGATCACCTGCTCGCGGGGGTCGCGGCAGCGGTGCGCCGGCCCTCAGCGACGTGGACCTACATGCTCGTCGATAACCCGCTCGGAACGCGGGCCGACCGTGCGGTCCGTGGGTTGCAGCGCATGTTTCGCCGCTAG
- a CDS encoding NUDIX hydrolase: MHYQRASVAERRYLPPAVAVSVVAFALRPPVDAERGAASDAAHGSSTAIAAPPTMWLPLVRRTRAPFLGEWALPGGPTEWDETLADTALRTLRAAARRDPRHLEQLYSFGGIERSADAQRLVTIAYWAQYGERELDAEPAREGERPRGREAARDEERDQDQDQDQDQDREQPPAPRPRRWDDPLPPLSSRDSGDAGAAETAEALEQPAGENVAWFSIDALPQLAFDHAEIIDHAVARLRAKTEYAAVAHRFLGESFTLGQLRAVTEAILGQAVDPANFRRQSLARGGLIDTGELDSGGAHRPARLYRFSEPDRP; this comes from the coding sequence ATGCACTACCAGCGCGCCAGCGTCGCCGAACGTCGCTACCTGCCGCCCGCGGTGGCGGTCTCGGTCGTCGCGTTCGCTCTCCGCCCGCCGGTCGACGCCGAGCGCGGCGCCGCCTCGGACGCGGCACACGGCAGCAGCACAGCCATCGCCGCCCCGCCCACCATGTGGCTCCCGCTGGTGCGCCGGACCCGCGCGCCCTTCCTCGGCGAGTGGGCCCTTCCTGGCGGGCCGACCGAATGGGATGAGACGCTCGCCGACACCGCGTTGCGCACGCTCCGCGCCGCCGCCCGTCGGGACCCGCGCCACCTTGAGCAGCTGTATTCCTTCGGCGGCATCGAGCGTTCGGCGGACGCGCAGCGCCTCGTGACCATCGCGTACTGGGCGCAGTACGGCGAACGCGAGCTCGACGCCGAACCGGCGCGGGAGGGGGAGCGACCGCGGGGGCGGGAGGCCGCCCGGGATGAGGAACGAGATCAGGATCAGGATCAGGATCAGGATCAGGATCGCGAGCAGCCCCCGGCTCCCCGGCCCCGTCGCTGGGACGACCCGCTGCCGCCGCTCTCCTCGCGCGACAGCGGCGACGCCGGCGCGGCGGAGACCGCGGAAGCGCTCGAGCAGCCCGCGGGTGAGAACGTCGCCTGGTTCTCGATCGATGCGCTGCCGCAGCTCGCCTTCGACCACGCCGAGATTATCGACCACGCGGTTGCGCGGCTCCGCGCGAAGACCGAGTATGCGGCCGTTGCGCACCGGTTCCTCGGGGAATCGTTCACGCTGGGTCAGCTCCGCGCGGTCACCGAAGCGATTCTCGGCCAGGCCGTCGACCCGGCAAACTTTCGGCGACAATCCCTCGCCCGCGGCGGGCTCATCGACACCGGCGAGCTCGATTCGGGCGGCGCGCACCGGCCCGCGAGGCTGTACCGGTTCAGCGAGCCAGACCGGCCGTGA